From the Mangifera indica cultivar Alphonso chromosome 10, CATAS_Mindica_2.1, whole genome shotgun sequence genome, one window contains:
- the LOC123227291 gene encoding LOB domain-containing protein 4-like: protein MKESSGRKQGAASPCAACKLLRRRCAQDCVFAPYFPADEPQKFASVHKVFGASNVNKMLQELPVHQRRDAVSSMVYEANARVRDPVYGCVGAISSLQQQVDVLQTQLALAQAEVVHLRVRQSANFSSHGFSLASPNNSIDSPSSSKLMASHHHHLHHHQSKPLYDMDVMVDQSHYEESWWT from the exons ATGAAGGAGAGTAGTGGGAGAAAGCAGGGAGCAGCTTCACCATGTGCAGCATGCAAGCTTCTAAGAAGAAGGTGTGCTCAAGACTGTGTTTTTGCGCCTTATTTTCCTGCAGATGAGCCCCAGAAATTTGCCAGTGTCCACAAGGTTTTTGGTGCCAGCAATGTCAACAAGATGCTCCAG GAATTGCCAGTGCACCAAAGACGAGATGCAGTGAGTAGCATGGTGTATGAAGCAAATGCAAGAGTGAGAGATCCTGTATATGGGTGTGTTGGGGCAATTTCATCACTGCAACAACAAGTTGATGTCCTTCAAACCCAGTTGGCTTTGGCTCAAGCTGAGGTGGTTCACCTCCGAGTGAGGCAGTCTGCAAACTTCTCGAGCCATGGCTTCAGTCTCGCTAGCCCTAACAACAGCATCGACTCACCCTCCTCCTCCAAGCTCATGGCTTCTCACCATcaccatcttcatcatcatcaatccAAACCTCTATATGACATGGATGTGATGGTGGACCAATCTCATTATGAAGAGTCATGGTGGACTTAG
- the LOC123228218 gene encoding uncharacterized protein LOC123228218, giving the protein MDLNDIKEVLNKNRIEDASWLCSLSESELLEMLICLKLLVLQRAKIVGHEELADKFDLKMLRALGMFILLNYWMLAICVTEIFFLVSPSLIDPLSLYYRGECYNLISYLSSLNSNILFFIILHEDKITIMVLDGWK; this is encoded by the exons ATGGACTTGAACGATATAAAGGAAGTTTTGAATAAGAATCGGATCGAAGATGCCTCTTGGCTTTGTTCCCTTTCTGAATCCGAGCTTCTCG AAATGTTAATTTGTTTGAAACTGTTGGTTTTGCAACGGGCGAAAATAGTTGGCCATGAAGAGTTGGctgataaatttgatttgaagatgCTTCGGGCGCTTGGTATGTTTATCCTTCTTAATTATTGGATGCTAGCTATTTGTGTTACAGAAATATTTTTTCTCGTCTCCCCTTCTTTGATTGATCCTTTATCTTTATACTATAGAGGGGAGTGTTACAATCTTATTAGTTACctttcaagtttgaattcaaacatattattttttattatattacatGAGGATAAGATAACGATCATGGTTCTTGATGGTTGGAAGTAA